Proteins encoded together in one Octopus bimaculoides isolate UCB-OBI-ISO-001 chromosome 24, ASM119413v2, whole genome shotgun sequence window:
- the LOC106880121 gene encoding zinc finger protein 239 yields the protein MNFSEELPKGTEESSFSLKCTLATQKHMHTEEKLYECDICGKSFSEKHTLTKHKRIHSRKKSHRCNICGKLFPYRSYLVDHTRTHTGEKPHHCDVCGKSFSRANGLTRHIRTHTGEKPHQCNICGESFSERGNLAKHKYIHTGEKLYHCEICGKSFFQKVHLNSHQHIHTREKPYRCNICSKSFTNSSNLTAHKRIHGDDKPHHCVICGKSFLHNSKLTIHKRIHTGEKPYHCDICGKSYSYSSAVTIHKRTHSGQKPYHCDICGKSFSSGSALSIHKRVHSGERPHLCVICGKTFSLTSTLKTHMRYIHTGEKPYRCDICGKSFPAGSQLTVHRRIHTGERPYHCDICDKSFTYKTTLKFHKRIHTG from the coding sequence ATGAATTTTTCTGAAGAATTGCCAAAGGGGACAGAAGAATCATCGTTCTCTTTAAAATGTACCCTTGCTACtcaaaagcatatgcatacagaagagaaattatatgaatgtgatatttgtggtaaatcattctctgaaaaacaTACTTTAACTAAGCACAAACGCATTCATTCCAGAAAAAAGTCACATAgatgtaatatctgtggtaaattattcccTTACAGAAGTTATTTAGTTGAtcacacacgtactcatacaggtgaaaaaccacatcactgtgatgtctgtggtaaatcattctctcgtgcTAATGGCTTAACTCGacacatacgtactcatacaggtgagaaaccacatcagtgtaatatttgtggtgaatcattctctgaaagGGGTAACTTGgcgaaacacaaatatattcatacaggagagaagttaTATCACTGTGAGATCTGTGGAAAATCGTTCTTTCAAAAGGTTCATTTAAATTCTCATCAACATATTCATACgagagagaagccatatcgctgtaatatttgtagtaaatcattcACTAATAGTAGTAATTTAActgctcacaaacgtattcatggaGACGATAAACCACATCATTGtgttatctgtggtaaatcatttcttcataatagtAAATTAACTatccacaaacgtattcacacaggggaaaaaccatatcactgtgatatttgtggtaaatcatactCTTATTCAAGTGCGGTAACTATCCACAAACGTACTCATTCAGGacaaaaaccatatcactgtgatatctgtggtaaatcattctcttctgGAAGTGCATTAAGTATTCATAAACGTGTTCATTCAGGGGAAAGACCACATCTTTGTGTTATCTGTGGTAAGACATTCAGCCTAACAAGTACGCTAAAAACACACATGcgatacattcatacaggagagaaaccatatcgctgtgatatctgtggtaaatcattccctgcTGGAAGTCAATTAACAgttcacagacgtattcatacaggggaaagaccatatcactgtgatatctgtgataagtcATTCACCTATAAAACCACATTAAAgtttcacaaacgtattcatacagggtaA
- the LOC106880118 gene encoding zinc finger protein 665, with protein sequence MMNFSEELPKEERKSSYHCDICEKTFSLRSSLTNHKRIHTGEKPYNCDICGKSFTIRRNFTEHRYVHTGEKPHNCDVCGKSFSQMHTLTTHKRIHTGEKPYECDICAKSFSVRSNLAKHIRTHTGEKPYHCDICGKSFSESDSLTSHIRIHTGEKPYQCDICGKSFSERCNLATHKHIHTGEKSYHCDICGKSFFQKVHLNTHRRIHTGEKPYQCNICGKSYAEGNSLNKHKLVHTGEKPYQCDICGKSFSYRSSLIVHKHIHTGKKPYNCDACGKSFREASQLAIHKTCIHTREKPYHCDICGKSFSSGSSLIAHKRIHTGEKPYQCDICGKSFSETYNLTKHKSTHTGEKPYHCDICGKSFSQTAHLSVHNRVHTGEKPYHCDICGKSFSQTSHLTIHRRIHTGEKPYQCDICGKSFFQNSDVTKHKRIHTGEKPYGCDICGKSFSGSSALTTHKNVHIGEKPYWCDICGKAFFQNSDLTKHRYIHSENRFSSDSTTDYRH encoded by the coding sequence ATGATGAATTTTTCTGAAGAATTGCCAAAGGAGGAGAGGAAATcatcatatcactgtgatatctgtgaaaaGACATTTTCTCTAAGAAGTAGCCTCACAaatcataaacgtattcacacaggagagaaaccatacaactgtgatatctgtggtaaatcattcaccaTAAGAAGAAACTTCACTgaacatagatatgtacatacaggagagaaaccacataactgcgatgtctgtggtaaatcattctctcaaatgcataccttaactactcacaaacgcattcataccggagaaaaaccatatgaatgtgatatctgtgctaaatcattctctgtaagaaGTAACTTAGCCAAACatatacgtactcatacaggtgaaaaaccatatcactgtgatatctgtggtaaatctttttctgAAAGCGATAGCCTAACTAGCCACattcgtattcatacaggtgagaagccatatcagtgtgatatctgtggtaaatcattctctgaaagatGTAACTtagccacacacaaacacattcatacaggagagaagtcatatcactgtgatatctgtggtaaatcattctttcaaaaagTTCACTTAAATACTCACaggcgtattcatacaggagagaaaccatatcagtgcaatatctgtgggaaatcataTGCTGAAGGAAATAGCTTAAACAAACACAAGcttgttcacacaggagagaaaccatatcagtgtgatatctgtggtaaatcattcagttATAGAAGCTCGCTAATTGTtcacaaacatatccatacagGAAAGAAGCCATATAACTGTGATGCTTGTGGTAAATCGTTCAGGGAGGCAAGCCAGTTAGCAATACACAAAACCTGcattcatacaagagagaaaccttatcattgtgatatctgtggcaaatcgttCTCTAGTGGGAGTTCATTAAttgctcacaaacgtattcatacgggggaaaaaccatatcagtgtgacatctgtggtaaatcattctctgaaacatataatttaactaaacacaaatccacacatacgggagaaaagccatatcactgtgatatttgtggtaaatccttctctcaaaCAGCTCATCTAAGTGTTCACAACCGTGTTCACACAggcgagaaaccatatcactgtgatatctgtggcaaatcattctctcaaacaaGTCATTTAACTattcacagacgtattcatacaggggaaaaaccctatcagtgtgatatttgtggtaaatctttcttcCAAAATAGTGATGTAACTaagcacaaacgcattcatacgggagaaaaaccatatggctgtgatatctgtggtaaatcattctctggaagtagtgCTTTAACTACTCACAAAAACGTCCATataggagaaaaaccatattggtgtgatatctgtggtaaagcgTTTTTTCAAAATAGTGATTTGActaaacatagatatattcattctGAGAATCGGTTTTCTTCTGACTCAACCACAGATTACAGGCATTAA
- the LOC106880119 gene encoding zinc finger protein 208 isoform X1 has translation MDLPEELSKETGESSYHCDICKKSFSLKSKLTTHKCINTSKIPEKRYHCDICGKSFNVKIYLTEHRYLHTGEKPHNCDICGKSFARIRTLITHKHLHTGEKRHNCDICGKSFSRIHTLITHKYFHTGKKPFECDICGKSFSLRGHLVGHIRTHTGEKPYHCDICGKSFSQTNGLTSHVRTHTGEKPYQCNICGESFSEKGNLTKHKYIHTGEKSYHCDICGKSFFQKVHLNSHRRTHTGEKPYHCDVCGKSFTDRNSLNIHKHIHTGEKPYQCDICSKSFRYGSTLTVHKRVHTGEKPYQCDVCAKSFSHASALTLHKRQVHTGEKPYHCDICGKSFIDRSGLTVHKRIHTGEKPYQCDICAKSFSVASGLTKHKRIHTGERPYHCSICGKSFYQNSGLIRHMRIHTGDKPYHCNICGKSFSQKCQLTKHKLTHTREKLYPCDICGKSFTTRNSLTVHKCIHTREKPYQCDICDKSYTSRNALPVHKCIHTGEKPYQCDICDKSYTSRNALTVHKRIHTGEKPFHCDVCGKSFSSSQALKKHTRLHTGEKPYHCEICGKSFTQTCQLTLHKRRMHTGEKPYPCDICGKSFTVRSAVTAHKRIHTGERPYDCDICGKSFIARSGLTVHKHIHTGEKPYQCDICVKSFSVASKLTKHKRTHTGEKPYPCDICGKSFSVASGLTNHKRIHTGERPYHCSVCGQSFSQNSGLIRHMHFHMGDMPYHCNICGKSFPEIGNLTKHKFTHTREKPYRCDICGKSYTSRNTLTVHKCILTGEKPYQCDICGKSFSEKYHLTKHKYTHTGEKPYDCNICGKSFSQASHLTVHSRTHTGEKPYHCETCDKSFSQTAHLIIHRRIHTGDRPYKCDICGKSFSQNSDLTKHNRIHTGEKPYQCNICGTSFSLSTALSSHKYIHTGKKPYHCDICGKSFSHSCALTKHKRICSNEKVYNSDICNNSSTQKQ, from the coding sequence ATGGATTTGCCTGAAGAATTGTCAAAAGAGACAGGGGAATCCTcctaccactgtgatatctgtaaaaagtcatTCTCTCTGAAAAGTAAGCTTACTACTcataaatgtattaatacaagTAAGATACCAGAGAAACggtatcattgtgatatctgtggtaaatcattcaatgTAAAAATTTACTTAACTGAacatagatatctacatacaggagagaaaccacacaactgtgatatctgcggtaaatcatttgCTCGAATACGTACGTTAATTACTCACAAACAtctccatacaggagagaaacgacataactgtgatatctgcggtaaatcattctctcgaataCACACTTTAATTACTCACAAATACTTCCATACTGGAAAAAAACCATttgaatgtgatatctgtggtaaatcattttctctaaGAGGTCACTTAGTTGGTCACATACGTACCCATACAGgcgaaaaaccatatcactgtgacatctgtggtaaatcattctctcagactAATGGCTTAACTAGCCAcgtacgtactcatacaggagagaaaccatatcagtgtaatatttgtggtgaatcattctctgaaaaaggtaatttaactaaacacaaatacattcatacaggagagaagtcatatcactgtgatatctgtggtaagtcattctttCAAAAAGTTCATTTAAATTCTCACAGACGTactcatactggagaaaagccttatcactgtgatgtctgcgGTAAGTCATTCACTGATAGAAATTccttaaatatacacaaacacattcatacaggagagaaaccttatcagtGTGACATCTGCAGCAAATCGTTCAGATATGGAAGTACATTAACAGTtcataaacgtgttcatacaggggaaaaaccatatcaatgtgatgtctgtgctaaatcattctctcatgcaAGTGCATTAACGCTACACAAGAGACAggtacatacaggagagaaaccatatcactgcgatatctgtggtaaatcattcattgATAGAAGTGGATTAACTgttcacaagcgtattcatacaggagaaaaaccatatcagtgtgatatttgtgctAAGTCATTCAGTGTTGCTAGTGgattaactaaacacaaacgtattcatacaggggaaaggCCATATCATTGTagtatctgtggcaaatcattctatCAAAATTCTGGCTTAATTAGACACAtgcgcattcatacaggtgataagccatatcattgtaatatctgtggtaaatcattctctcaaaaatgtCAGTTAACTAAACATAAATTAACTCATACAAGAGAGAAGTTATatccctgtgatatctgtggtaaatcattcactacTAGAAATTCATTAACTGTtcataaatgtattcacacaAGAGAAAAGCCAtaccaatgtgatatctgtgataaatcatacACTAGTAGAAATGCATTACCTGTtcataaatgtattcacacaggggaaaaaccataccaatgtgatatctgtgataaatcatacACTAGTAGAAATGCATTAactgttcacaaacgtattcacacaggagagaaaccattccattGCGATGTCTGTGGGAAATCGTTCTCTAGCAGTCAGGCTCTAAAAAAGCATACGCGTCTTCAtactggtgagaaaccatatcactgcgagatctgtggtaaatcattcactcaaaCATGCCAATTAACATTGCACAAAAGACGCATGCATACGGGAGAGAAACCCTATccctgcgatatctgtggtaagtcattcacTGTTAGAAGTGCAGTAActgctcacaaacgtattcatacaggggaaaggccatatgactgtgatatctgtggtaaatcattcattgCTAGAAGTGGATTAACTGTTcacaagcatattcatacaggagaaaaaccatatcagtgtgatatttgtgttaAGTCATTCAGTGTTGCTAGTaaattaactaaacacaaacgtactcacacaggagagaaaccatatccctgtgatatctgtggtaaatcattcagtgTTGCTAGTGGATTAactaatcacaaacgtattcatacaggggaaaggCCATATCATTGTAGTGTCTGTGGCCAATCCTTCTCTCAAAATTCTGGCTTAATTAGACACATGCACTTTCATATGGGTGATAtgccatatcactgtaatatctgtggtaaatcattccctgaAATAGGTAATTTAACTAAACATAAATTCACTCATACTAGAGAGAAGCCATACcgatgtgatatctgtggtaaatcatacaCTAGTAGAAATACATTAACTGTTCATAAATGTATTCTCACAGGGGAAAAACCATACCaatgtgatatctgcggtaaatcgTTCTCAGAAAAATAtcacttaactaaacataaatacactcatacaggagagaaaccatatgattgtaacatctgtggtaaatctttctctcaggCAAGTCATTTAACTGTCCATAGTCgtactcatacaggtgagaaaccatatcactgtgagacgtgtgataaatcattttctcaaacagCTCATTTAATAATtcatagacgtattcatacaggagatagACCCTAtaagtgtgatatttgtggtaaatctttctcccAAAATAGTGATTTAACTAAGCACAaccgcattcatacaggagaaaagccatatcagtgtAATATATGTGGTACATCATTCTCTTTAAGTACTGCTTTAAGTagtcacaaatacattcatacaggtaaaaaaccatatcactgtgacatctgtggcaaatcattttctCATAGTTGTgctttaactaaacacaaacgtatttgTTCTAATGAAAAAGTTTATAACAGTGATATCTGTAATAACTCATCTACTCAAAAACAGTGA
- the LOC128250728 gene encoding zinc finger protein 271-like has protein sequence MDLPEELSKETGESSYHCDICKKSFSLKSKLTTHKCINTSKIPEKRYHCDICGKSYNVKIYLTEHRYLHTGEKPHNCDICGKSFARIRTLITHKHLHTGERPHSCDICGKSFSLRNHLAEHTRTHTGEKPHHCNICGKSFSLSSHLAEHTRIHTGEKPHHCNICGKSFSHAYRLTRHIRSHTGEKPHNCDICGKSFSRLHTLITHTYFHTGEKPYQCDICGKSFSEKGNLTKHKYIHTGEKPFHCDVCGKSFSSSQGLTKHTRLHTGEKPYHCEICGKSFTQTCQLTLHKRRMHTGEKPYPCDICGKSFTVGSAVTAHKRIHTGERPYDCDICGKSFIARSGLTVHKRIHTGEKPYQCDICVKSFSVASELTKHKRTHTGEKPYPCDICGKSFSVASRLTAHKRIHTGERPYHCSLCGQSFSQNYSLTRHMRFHIGDMLYPCDICGKSFSEKHHLTKHKYTHTGEKPYDCNICGKSFSQAGHLTVHSRTHTGEKPYHCETCDKSFSQTSHLVIHSRIHTGDRPYKCEICGKSFSQNSDLTKHKRIHTGEKPYQCNICGKSFCLSTALSSHKYIHTGEKPYHCDICGKSFSQNSALTKHKCICSNEKVL, from the coding sequence ATGGATTTGCCTGAAGAATTGTCAAAAGAGACAGGGGAATCCTcctaccactgtgatatctgtaaaaagtcatTCTCTCTGAAAAGCAAGCTTACTACTcataaatgtattaatacaagTAAGATACCAGAGAAACggtatcattgtgatatctgtggtaaatcatacaATGTAAAAATTTACTTAACTGAACATAGATAtctccatacaggagagaagccacacaactgtgatatctgtggtaaatcatttgctcgAATACGTACGTTAATTACTCACAAACATCTCCATACTGGAGAGAGACCTCACAgctgtgatatctgcggtaaatcattctctctaagAAACCACTTAGCTgaacacacacgtactcatacaggtgaaaaacctcatcactgtaatatctgtggtaaatcattctctttaaGTAGTCACTTAGCTGagcacacacgtattcatacaggtgaaaaaccacatcactgtaatatctgtggaaaatcattctctcatgCTTATCGCCTAACCCGACACATACGTAgccacacaggagagaaaccacacaactgtgatatctgcggtaaatcattctctcgattACACACTTTAATTACTCACACATACTtccatactggagaaaaaccatatcaatgtgacatctgtggtaaatcattctctgaaaaaggtaatttaactaaacacaaatacattcatacaggagagaaaccattccattgtgatgtctgtgggaaATCGTTCTCTAGCAGTCAGGGTCTAACAAAGCATACACGTCTTCAtactggtgagaaaccatatcactgcgagatctgtggtaaatcattcactcaaaCATGCCAATTAACATTACACAAAAGACGCATGCATACGGGAGAGAAACCCTATccctgcgatatctgtggtaagtcattcacTGTTGGAAGTGCAGTAActgctcacaaacgtattcatacaggggaaaggccatatgactgtgatatctgtggtaaatcattcattgCTAGAAGTGGATTAACTgttcacaagcgtattcatacaggagaaaaaccatatcagtgtgatatttgtgttaAGTCATTCAGTGTTGCTAGTgaattaactaaacacaaacgtactcacacaggagagaaaccatatccctgtgatatctgtggtaaatcattcagtgTTGCTAGTAGATTAActgctcacaaacgtattcatacaggagaaaggcCATATCATTGTAGTCTCTGTGGCCAATCCTTCTCTCAAAATTATAGCTTAACTAGACACATGCGCTTTCATATAGGTGATATGCTATatccctgtgatatctgtggtaaatcgttctcagAAAAACAtcacttaactaaacataaatacactcatacaggagagaaaccatatgatTGTAACATCTGTGGTAAGTCTTTCTCTCAGGCAGGTCATTTAACTGTTCATAGTCGtactcacacaggtgagaaaccatatcactgtgagacgtgtgataaatcattttctcaaacatCACATTTAGTAATTCATagtcgtattcatacaggagatagACCCTACAAgtgtgaaatttgtggtaaatctttctcccAAAATAGTGATTTAACTaagcacaaacgcattcatacaggagaaaagccatatcagtgtaatatatgtggtaaatcattctgttTAAGTACTGCTTTAAGTagtcacaaatacattcatacaggagaaaaaccatatcactgtgatatctgtggcaaatcattttctcaaaattctGCTTTAACCAAACACAAGTGTATTTGTTCTAATGAAAAAGTTTTATAA
- the LOC106880119 gene encoding zinc finger protein 208 isoform X2 — translation MDLPEELSKETGESSYHCDICKKSFSLKSKLTTHKCINTSKIPEKRYHCDICGKSFNVKIYLTEHRYLHTGEKPHNCDICGKSFARIRTLITHKHLHTGEKRHNCDICGKSFSRIHTLITHKYFHTGKKPFECDICGKSFSLRGHLVGHIRTHTGEKPYHCDICGKSFSQTNGLTSHVRTHTGEKPYQCNICGESFSEKGNLTKHKYIHTGEKSYHCDICGKSFFQKVHLNSHRRTHTGEKPYHCDVCGKSFTDRNSLNIHKHIHTGEKPYQCDICSKSFRYGSTLTVHKRVHTGEKPYQCDVCAKSFSHASALTLHKRQVHTGEKPYHCDICGKSFIDRSGLTVHKRIHTGEKPYQCDICAKSFSVASGLTKHKRIHTGERPYHCSICGKSFYQNSGLIRHMRIHTGDKPYHCNICGKSFSQKCQLTKHKLTHTREKLYPCDICGKSFTTRNSLTVHKCIHTREKPYQCDICDKSYTSRNALPVHKCIHTGEKPYQCDICDKSYTSRNALTVHKRIHTGEKPFHCDVCGKSFSSSQALKKHTRLHTGEKPYHCEICGKSFTQTCQLTLHKRRMHTGEKPYPCDICGKSFTVRSAVTAHKRIHTGERPYDCDICGKSFIARSGLTVHKHIHTGEKPYQCDICVKSFSVASKLTKHKRTHTGEKPYPCDICGKSFSVASGLTNHKRIHTGERPYHCSVCGQSFSQNSGLIRHMHFHMGDMPYHCNICGKSFPEIGNLTKHKFTHTREKPYRCDICGKSYTSRNTLTVHKCILTGEKPYQCDICGKSFSEKYHLTKHKYTHTGEKPYDCNICGKSFSQASHLTVHSRTHTGEKPYHCETCDKSFSQTAHLIIHRRIHTGDRPYKCDICGKSFSQNSDLTKHNRIHTGEKPYQCNICGTSFSLSTALSSHKYIHTGKKPYHCDICGKSFSHSCALTKHKRICSNEKFYNSDICNK, via the exons ATGGATTTGCCTGAAGAATTGTCAAAAGAGACAGGGGAATCCTcctaccactgtgatatctgtaaaaagtcatTCTCTCTGAAAAGTAAGCTTACTACTcataaatgtattaatacaagTAAGATACCAGAGAAACggtatcattgtgatatctgtggtaaatcattcaatgTAAAAATTTACTTAACTGAacatagatatctacatacaggagagaaaccacacaactgtgatatctgcggtaaatcatttgCTCGAATACGTACGTTAATTACTCACAAACAtctccatacaggagagaaacgacataactgtgatatctgcggtaaatcattctctcgaataCACACTTTAATTACTCACAAATACTTCCATACTGGAAAAAAACCATttgaatgtgatatctgtggtaaatcattttctctaaGAGGTCACTTAGTTGGTCACATACGTACCCATACAGgcgaaaaaccatatcactgtgacatctgtggtaaatcattctctcagactAATGGCTTAACTAGCCAcgtacgtactcatacaggagagaaaccatatcagtgtaatatttgtggtgaatcattctctgaaaaaggtaatttaactaaacacaaatacattcatacaggagagaagtcatatcactgtgatatctgtggtaagtcattctttCAAAAAGTTCATTTAAATTCTCACAGACGTactcatactggagaaaagccttatcactgtgatgtctgcgGTAAGTCATTCACTGATAGAAATTccttaaatatacacaaacacattcatacaggagagaaaccttatcagtGTGACATCTGCAGCAAATCGTTCAGATATGGAAGTACATTAACAGTtcataaacgtgttcatacaggggaaaaaccatatcaatgtgatgtctgtgctaaatcattctctcatgcaAGTGCATTAACGCTACACAAGAGACAggtacatacaggagagaaaccatatcactgcgatatctgtggtaaatcattcattgATAGAAGTGGATTAACTgttcacaagcgtattcatacaggagaaaaaccatatcagtgtgatatttgtgctAAGTCATTCAGTGTTGCTAGTGgattaactaaacacaaacgtattcatacaggggaaaggCCATATCATTGTagtatctgtggcaaatcattctatCAAAATTCTGGCTTAATTAGACACAtgcgcattcatacaggtgataagccatatcattgtaatatctgtggtaaatcattctctcaaaaatgtCAGTTAACTAAACATAAATTAACTCATACAAGAGAGAAGTTATatccctgtgatatctgtggtaaatcattcactacTAGAAATTCATTAACTGTtcataaatgtattcacacaAGAGAAAAGCCAtaccaatgtgatatctgtgataaatcatacACTAGTAGAAATGCATTACCTGTtcataaatgtattcacacaggggaaaaaccataccaatgtgatatctgtgataaatcatacACTAGTAGAAATGCATTAactgttcacaaacgtattcacacaggagagaaaccattccattGCGATGTCTGTGGGAAATCGTTCTCTAGCAGTCAGGCTCTAAAAAAGCATACGCGTCTTCAtactggtgagaaaccatatcactgcgagatctgtggtaaatcattcactcaaaCATGCCAATTAACATTGCACAAAAGACGCATGCATACGGGAGAGAAACCCTATccctgcgatatctgtggtaagtcattcacTGTTAGAAGTGCAGTAActgctcacaaacgtattcatacaggggaaaggccatatgactgtgatatctgtggtaaatcattcattgCTAGAAGTGGATTAACTGTTcacaagcatattcatacaggagaaaaaccatatcagtgtgatatttgtgttaAGTCATTCAGTGTTGCTAGTaaattaactaaacacaaacgtactcacacaggagagaaaccatatccctgtgatatctgtggtaaatcattcagtgTTGCTAGTGGATTAactaatcacaaacgtattcatacaggggaaaggCCATATCATTGTAGTGTCTGTGGCCAATCCTTCTCTCAAAATTCTGGCTTAATTAGACACATGCACTTTCATATGGGTGATAtgccatatcactgtaatatctgtggtaaatcattccctgaAATAGGTAATTTAACTAAACATAAATTCACTCATACTAGAGAGAAGCCATACcgatgtgatatctgtggtaaatcatacaCTAGTAGAAATACATTAACTGTTCATAAATGTATTCTCACAGGGGAAAAACCATACCaatgtgatatctgcggtaaatcgTTCTCAGAAAAATAtcacttaactaaacataaatacactcatacaggagagaaaccatatgattgtaacatctgtggtaaatctttctctcaggCAAGTCATTTAACTGTCCATAGTCgtactcatacaggtgagaaaccatatcactgtgagacgtgtgataaatcattttctcaaacagCTCATTTAATAATtcatagacgtattcatacaggagatagACCCTAtaagtgtgatatttgtggtaaatctttctcccAAAATAGTGATTTAACTAAGCACAaccgcattcatacaggagaaaagccatatcagtgtAATATATGTGGTACATCATTCTCTTTAAGTACTGCTTTAAGTagtcacaaatacattcatacaggtaaaaaaccatatcactgtgacatctgtggcaaatcattttctCATAGTTGTgctttaactaaacacaaacgtatttgTTCTAATGAAAAA TTTTATAACAgtgatatctgtaataaataA